The DNA segment tgtcgtgtacagccgcaacatgacatcccaactcctgtactcaatactctgaccaacaaaggaaagcataccaaatgccttcttcactttcttatctacttgtgactctactttcaaggagccatgaacctgcactccaaggtctcttgctaagatttgctttctcaaaatgcagcacctcccatttatctaaattaaactccatctgccactcctcagcccattggcccatctgatcaagatcccattgtaatctgaggtaactttcttcgctgtccactccacctccaattttggtgtcatctgcaaacttaataactatacctcttatgctcacacccaagtcatttatataaatgatgaaaagtagtggaccgagCATCGatcctcgtggcactccactggtcacaggcctccagtctgaaaaacaacccttcaccacccacCTCTATCTTCTACGTTCCAaacagttctgtattcaaatggctcgttctccatATAATCCATGAGCTCTagtcttgctaaccagtctcccatggggaaccttgacgaacgccttactgaagtccatacagatcatgtccactgctctgccctcatcaatcctctttgttacttcttcaaaaaattcaatcgtttgtgagacatgatttcccacacacaaagccatgttgactagatttctgatgaagggcttttgcccaaaatgtcgattttcctggtcctcggatgctgcctaacctgctgtgcttttccagtaccactctaatctatccctaatcagtccttgcctttccaactacatgtaactcctctccctcaggattctctcgaacaacttgcctaccacagatgtcaggctcaccgtcCACAGTTCCTTGACTTTACCACCTTTCCAAAATAATGGGACCATGTTAGCCAAcgtccagtcttctagcacctcatctgtgacaattgatgatacaaatacctcagccaGGGGCCCAGCAAtaactttcctagcttcccacagagttctggggtacacctgatcaggtcctggggatttatccactattatgtgtttcaagacattgaGAACctactcctctgtaatatggacatttttcaagatggcaccatctatttccctacattctatatctttaatgtctttttccacagtaaagactgatgcaaaatgcttgtTTCCTATCTCCCctgaggctccacacaaaggccgccttgctgatctttgagggaccctattctttacctagttacccttttgtccttaatgtatttgtaaaaaccctttcaattatccttaaccctatttcatgtcctttttgccttcctaatttccctctgaagtatactcctactgcctttatactcttctaaggattcactcgatcttctgtttatacctgacatatggtTCTTTCTTTTAGTTAACCAAAACTTTAATTTCTCTTGTAAACCAGcattccctattccctttcaccctaacaggaatatactttctctggactctcgttatctcatttcagaaggcttcccattttccaagccgtccctttacctgcaaacatttgcccccatacagcttttgaaagttcttgcctagtacCATCAAAATGAtccttcctccagtttagaacttcaacttttagaattggtctatccttttccatcactattttaaaaccaatagaattatgattgctggccccaaattgctccctcactgacacctcagtcatctgctctgccttattttccgagagtaggtcatgttttgcaccttctctggtaggtacatccacatactaaatcagaaaattttcttgtacacgctttaacaaattcctctccatccaaaaccttaacactatggtagtcccagtctatatttggaaagttaaaaacctctaccataaccaccctattatcaGTACAGATAACTGACATCTCCTTAGAaagttgtttctcaatttcccactgactattagggggtcatTAATACAATCGCAGTAaaagtgatcattcctttcttatttctcagttccacccaaataacctcctcGGTTGGATTTCCGAGactgtcctccctcagtacagctgtaatgctatcccttatcaaaaacgccactcccactcctctcttgccttcctttctgTCAGTCCTGTAGCAgttgtattctggaacattaagctgccagtcctgtccatccctgagccacgtttctgtaattgctatgatatcccaatcccatgttcctaaccatgtcctgagttcatctgccttccctgttaggccctctgcatttaaataaatgcaatttaatttatcagtcctactttgTTCTCCACTTTgcctctgcctgccctgactgtttgacttgcttcttttctcaactgtcagtctcagactgatctctttcctcactttctacctgggtcccaccaccccccccatcttactagtctaaatcctcctgagcagctctcgcaaatctccttgccactatattagtcccttttaattcaggtgcaatccgtccttcttgcacaggtcacgtctaccccagaagagattccaatgatccaaaaatgtgaatcctcccattcaccagctcctcaaccatgcattcatctgctctatcctccttttcctactctcactagctcgcagcactgggagtaatccagattttATTATGCTTGAGGGCCTctattttaaattcctgcctaactctctatattctcccttcagaatgtcatatttttcccttcctatgttgttggttccaatgttctcaatgacctcctgctgatccctctcccccttgagaacattctgtaccctctctgagacatccttgatactagcaccaaggaggcaacataccattcttatttttcactgctggccacagaaacgtctgtctgtgcctcggatTAGAGattcccctaacacaattgatctcctggaacctgatgtacccctcattgcattagaacctgtcttgataccagaaacttggctgttcatgctacattcccctgagaatcctaTGTTTTCCAAAATAACATGCTTGTTTGAAATggagatagccacagaagactcctgcactgcctgcctatctctcttacctttcctggagctaacccatctatgtgactgtatctgtggctttccttccttcctataactgcgtcccatccatcacaccctcttcctcttgtaaattcttcattgcctctaactgtctctccaaccgatccattagATCTGATAGATTCGTAACCaaaggcatttattgcagatataatcctcagtaatatGTAAACCTCGCTAAGCTCCCAGATCCAACAAGAAGAGCGTGTCATTTTACTCGGGGCCATTTgtgcttcttccaatctacagacctaGAAAATTGCACCattttattcctctacaaaacactgttccaggctaacttaataattatggcttatatttttaagtttaatcaagagacatatctcaataaaacatataatcaagaaagaacccactctactcactgttGTAGACTCACAGCAAGGctatacttaaaactattcacttgaatgtttctgtgctgtgacctcttccaaacaggttcctccaagatcaggtgtaaatttcactgtttgttaattttccgaGACGcattccgatgtccagcgatacatgaattcaacagcaaaagcagtaactgcataggttcactgctgtgtcagttagcagtgtgggtttcttcctttctctctcctgcactgacctgaccatgtgctgcctttgtctgtcctcttccttttaaaagtcccattgttttgacatttttttcctccaaagtttcaaaacaatgcatCATCATATAAATCAGGaattgctgctcctgggattCGAGGAactcacctccagcacctaaaatacctcaaaacaggagcagcctgttacaagAAAGGGAGGATACAGCTTTGTTGGGGTTCCCCTGTACCCAGTTTAGGACAGTGCCACCATCCTCCTTATGAAATGTAttttatttcaaaaacatttaTCTTTTCTTCACAGGTGACATTTTGAACTTGAAGATCTTTCGTTCTTGGGAATTCAATACCAGCTATCCCAGCAGATCAATCCTTTTCCCGATGGCCACAACTGGCTTTTCCTTCATTGTCCTGAAAACTTTACACAATTCTGGATTATTTGGCAGTATCCTAAACAGCTACAGTTTGTTGATTTTTCCCAGATTATACCTGACATGCCTATCCTTTATATTGGACTACTCTATATACCATTTAGCCTGTCTCTGGGGAGCAGACCCTTGGCATTCTTTAATACTGCTGAGTGGGTCACATGTGATGTTGGTTTTTTACACAAGGACATTTTCAAATGTTATTGAAGGAGTTCTATTTGCATTACTACTGCTGTTTGTGGCTATGGACGTACAGCAAACAAGTGTGGCAATACATCCTAAGGAGGAGGAAAGAACGAACAATAAATATCTTATTGGGGTTGTTTTGGTCTCTGGATTTTTTAATAGGCCCACATTCATTAGTTACGCATTAATGCCAATGCTCTTGTGGCTTTCTCGTGATCAGAAAGAAAAGTTTCAATTCAACTTACGAACAATACTGAAAACATCATTTAGCATTTTTTCACCTGTAATTGTAACCAGTTTCATTTTCATTATTATTGATACACTATATTTTAATTTATTGGTTTCTGAAATTGATTGGTTTATGGAAGATAGAAATTCTATACACAAACATATCATTAATCTAAGTAAACACCTAGTTTTAACTCCACTTAATTTCATTTTGTATAACTTGGATCCAGACAACCTTTCTCTACATGGGAGGCATCCCTGGTTTACACATCTGACTGTTAATGGTTTTACAATGTTTGGTGCTCTTCACTTGTCAGCTTTTGTATCTGTTATCAGAATTATAACTCAGAAGTCTGTTGGCACAGGTAGGTGTCATGATCCAAAGAAACAGCAGCTTGAAAAGAGATTACGAATGCAGTTTCCTGTTCCCCCTCCAATTACTAAGTATTTAATTTTGGTTTATTTTGTTCCTCTAATCATCCTGTCCTTGTTCAGACATCAGGAAGCACGGTTTCTTAGCCCACTCATTATACCAGTTGTTATACATAGTGTTTTAAATTATGAGATATTGAGGGGGAAAGCTGTAATTGTTGTGTTTAACATTTTATGTTCTGTACTTTTTGGCTGTCTGCACCAGGGTGGCTTAATTCCTTGTTTGTCCTATTTAGAAAATGTTTTGCATTCAAAAGATCCCATAGCTAACCAGTCTGAGCATGATTTGATATTTTATCATACCTACATGCCTCCTAGATATCTCTTGAACATCAAATCAGACCAAGAGTGTATCAGAATCATTGACTTGGGAGGGTCTGATGTGTCTATACTCAATAACACAGTGAATGGATTGCACGACAATTTCTCAATGCACTTGACAAAATGCTTGTCCAAGCACATTGGGAATaatcaggaaataaatatttacATTATTGCACCTGGCACTGTTCAAGATGATATCAAAAGCTGTGGTTTTCATTGGAAAACTGTTGCATCATTCTTCCCTCATTTAACTATGGAAGATCCACCTGatatttcttcttttctttctgaagATGGATTGAACCAGCTTAGTCTTTACATTTTCAAAGTGCACACAAAGTCAAAGATTTAGAATATTAAGATTACAGCTGATTTGTGAACTCAGTTCTGTTTTTCCAAAAAGGCCACATGCTTTTATTCCCCTCGAGACCAAATACTAATGCATTTCAGTCTTGAATAcactcaagactgagcatccacAATGCAgtggagaatttcaaagattcacagtATTCTGTGTAAGGGGAGGAGAGGGGTGTGGGAACAACATGTAAGCATCCAAACTATCCAGTCAACTCAGAATTTTAAAAGATTCATTGAGACCACACATCATTTTCCTAAACTCCAGAGCAACTATATTTTGAAGATGTCATTCTAGCTTCTTCTGTGATGTATTTGTAAATGCAAGTATTTATTTATATACTTACATTTACAGAAATGCTGGCTCTAGGTGACTACAAATTATTAGAGTCTTTCAGGTGATTTACAAAAGGTACCATATATGGCATTTTGTTGGTAAGAAATGTAGATCAAGTTCAATGTAGTTAGGATTAGGTATTAAAAGTACAAGAATGAGTTTTATT comes from the Chiloscyllium punctatum isolate Juve2018m chromosome 6, sChiPun1.3, whole genome shotgun sequence genome and includes:
- the LOC140478827 gene encoding GPI mannosyltransferase 4-like; amino-acid sequence: MALSIVWLALALFRILWCLAPQTGYIHPDEFFQSPEVMAGDILNLKIFRSWEFNTSYPSRSILFPMATTGFSFIVLKTLHNSGLFGSILNSYSLLIFPRLYLTCLSFILDYSIYHLACLWGADPWHSLILLSGSHVMLVFYTRTFSNVIEGVLFALLLLFVAMDVQQTSVAIHPKEEERTNNKYLIGVVLVSGFFNRPTFISYALMPMLLWLSRDQKEKFQFNLRTILKTSFSIFSPVIVTSFIFIIIDTLYFNLLVSEIDWFMEDRNSIHKHIINLSKHLVLTPLNFILYNLDPDNLSLHGRHPWFTHLTVNGFTMFGALHLSAFVSVIRIITQKSVGTGRCHDPKKQQLEKRLRMQFPVPPPITKYLILVYFVPLIILSLFRHQEARFLSPLIIPVVIHSVLNYEILRGKAVIVVFNILCSVLFGCLHQGGLIPCLSYLENVLHSKDPIANQSEHDLIFYHTYMPPRYLLNIKSDQECIRIIDLGGSDVSILNNTVNGLHDNFSMHLTKCLSKHIGNNQEINIYIIAPGTVQDDIKSCGFHWKTVASFFPHLTMEDPPDISSFLSEDGLNQLSLYIFKVHTKSKI